The following is a genomic window from Clostridium sp..
GTTCATTGAACACCTCTTAGATATGGAGTATTTATTTAATTATACTACAAAATTCTTGACTTTAAAATACTTCTATGTATAATAAAATTATATAGTAAAATTAAGATTTTACTATATAATTTTATTGTGAAGGAGAAAACCTTATGACTAATAGTAAATACATTGTAATTAATCAGTTTGGTGGCCCAGAAGTGCTGCAATTAGCAGAGAAATCTATTCCTGACCCAAAAAACGATGAAGTTTTGATTAAAAATTTATATACAGGTGTATCATTCGGAGATATTATTTTACGCATTGGCAAGGCTCCATTTCAAAAGCCTCCGCTTATACCGGGAAATGAAGTTGTTGGAATTATACAGAAAACAGGAAATAATGTTACTTCATTAAAAGTTGGGCAGCTTGTTGCAGCATTAACTTTTTTTGGAGGATATTCTGAATATATTTGCCTTCATCAGAAAGAGCTTATGCCAATTCCCAAGGGTGTTAAACCAGAAGATGCAGCATGCCTTATACTAAATTATCTGATTGCCTATCAATTACTGCATCGCTGTGCCAAAATAAAAAAAGGTGAGAAAGTTCTCGTACATGGAGCATCTGGAGGAATTGGTACCGCTATACTTCAATTAGGTAAAATTATTGGAGCTGAAATGTATGGAACAGCTTCTCCCGAAAAGCATTCATATGTTTCAGGCCTAGGTGCTATACCAATTGATTATAAAAATTCGGATTTCTGTTTAAACATAAAAAAACGTTGCCCGGATGGAATAGATATAGTGTTTGACAGTGTAGGGGGTACCACTTTTAAAAAATCATATTCACTTTTAAGAAAAAATGGTCGGCTTATTGGATATGGATCACAGAATCTTATTTCCACACTTAGAACAATAATATTTCGGTCTCTGATCCCTGACAGTAGAAGAGCTTATCTATATTTGTTAATAATTAATAAAAGAACCAGGCCAAGGTGGATTAAAGAGGATCTACAATCTTTGTTTAAACTAATTATTGAAGGGACTTTAAAGCCGGTTATTAACGAATGCTTTCCTCTAAAAGATGCAAAAATAGCACATAAGAAATTAGAAAGCGGAACTGTCATGGGAAAAATTCTTTTAAAAGTAGATAAAGGAATATGACAGATCATATAGATTGGGATGAGCTGTTCAAAAAAGAGAACAAGCCCGTTGGCAAATCCGACCGTAGGCACTGACATCATTTCAAATCCTTCCAAAGATGCTCTGGCAGATATTCTCCTGGAAAATGATAAGCTGAAAAGAAACGTGACTTTGTCTATGCAGGCGTATATCCGAAACTTCACGGGGAGTCAGCCTATGTTTACACGGACAAAAAGTGGTGTGCTTACATCCTATTCGCCTTTGAAATTTACATAAATTACTATATGGAAAGGCAAAGGGATAGCCTGGTTGTTAGTGAAAGTGAGTTTAACAGGCATATGGGGCTTTCAATTGATGTTAAGCCTGATAAGTTGTTGCTTGTGTATAATTCCAGTGCAAATGCAAAAGAACCTGTTGATTTTGATACCATCATCACAATTGAGCCCTGGCTGAAAGGCGTAACCCGTGCAGAAACATTTGAGAAAAATCCTGTAGATATGAATACTTTTGTAGGAAAGTTGGGAAATGTAAAGCATCTGGCATATGACAGAGAAAACACAAGAAGTATATATGCCCCTTTCATTGATTCTTATGGAAATATTGAATATGCAGGTGCTTTGGCAGATGTAATTGACGATAAAATATATGCAGAACTGAAAGCCAAGGAAGAAACCGCCTATTTGTTTAATCTTAAATCAGGTAACGGCCAGAAAGTATTTGATGCCATACTTGATGGACTGCGCAATATAAATGGAAGTAATGAAAGCTTATGGAAAAGCTCTAGTTTAGTATTCGGCAAAAAAGATGACATAACAAATCTGCGTCCAATTTATAAACAGGAACGTTTTAACATGGCCTTTGGTATTGGTGGTTTTACATTCTTTGCATTTAGCTTCATAGGATTTTTATTCTTACTGTCATCAGGTATTGTGTTGTACTATAAAATTGTCACTGATATTGATGAAGAAAAGAACAGATTGTTATACTGAAAAGAATAGGGTTAAATGACAAAGAATGTAGGGGGTATCTGACAACTCATTCAGGCAATTAAAAAATTTTCAAACACAATTGACCTAATCGGTTAATTGTGTTATTTTATTATTAACCGGATCGGTAAATAAAATTGAGAAGGTGAGTTTTTTGGAGAAATTTTTAAGTCTACCCATAGACAAGCAGGATATAATTGTCAATGCTGCTCTTAAATGTTTTGGCACTAACGGTTACAAAAAAACTTCCATTAGCGATATTGCCGCTGCGGCGGGGATTTCAAAAGCGTTGATATTTCATTACTTTGGCACAAAAAAAGCTTTATATTTATATCTGATTGATCTATGCACCCGTACTATCATGAATGAAATTGATAAAAAGTTTGATAATAGCATTACTGATTTCTTTGATAGAATTGAACTTACAACCAGCATTGAAATTTCGGTTATGAAAAAACACCCTGCCATTCTCTCCTTTTTAGACAGTGTGTATTTTGAAAATGCTGACGAAGTTAAAGAGGACATAAAGGCTATTTTGGAAAATAGTGAAAGTGAAAGCTTTAGAAGCAAAATTGTTTTTGAAGGCATTGATACCTCAAAATTCAAGGATGACGTTGATCCAAAGCTGGTCATGAAAATACTTACCTTGCTTACTGATGGGTATTTAAGTAAAATGCCTAAAACAGGGATTGATCTTGATGCTTTATGTGAAGAATTCGGTGAGTATATAAATCTGTTCAAAAGAAATTTTTACAAGGAGAAATACCTATAACGTGTATTTGATCTACCTGAAACGGTTTATTGATATATGCTATGTGTAAAATAGAAGGGAGAATATGTATGAATTCATATGTACTTGGCTTTCAGGAAATCGATAAAACCAGGCCTGCACTGGTAGGAGGCAAAGGTGCCAACCTGGGGAAACTGTCCAGAATTGATGGGATACGAGTGCCGGAGGGATTTTGCGTTACCACTGAAGCCTATAGAGAAATTATTGGGAACAACAGAGAATTTAATTTACTGCTGGATCAGTTGTCCATCCTGAAAGCGGACAACGTGGAAGGTATTGGTAAAATCAGTGCCAAAATCCGCAAGGTCATAGAAGCAATCGCTATTCCTGATGCCATAGATAATGAGATTACCCGACATCTTGTACGGCTTGGTGAAAAAAATGCTTATGCCGTGCGATCCAGTGCTACGGCAGAGGATCTGCCTACGGCATCCTTTGCGGGCCAGCAGGATACGTATTTGAACATTATCGGAAAGGAAGCCATACTCAGATACATCAGCAAGTGCTGGGCATCGCTGTTTACCGAGCGAGCCGTAATCTACCGCATCCAGAACGGTTTTGACCACCGCAAGGTCTATCTGTCCGTTGTTATCCAGAAGATGGTTTTTCCGGAGGCTGCAGGAATCATGTTTACTGCAGATCCTATTACGATGAACAGGAAGGTTATATCTATCGACGCGAGCTTCGGGCTGGGCGAAGCCCTGGTCTCCGGCCTGGTAAATGCAGACAACTACAAGGTGCGTGATGGTGAAATCATTAATAAGAAGATCTCCACAAAGAAGCTGGCGATCCATGGACTAAAAGAAGGCGGTACGGAGGAGAAAAAGATCAATGCCGAATGTCAGAATAAGCAGACGCTGACGGATGAGCAGATTCTGGAACTTGAAAAAACAGGAAGACGGATAGAGACATATTTTGGCGGTCCCCAGGATATCGAATGGTGTCTGTATGAAAATAAATTTTTTATCGTTCAAAGTCGTCCAATAACCACTCTTTACCCAATACCGGATGTGCAGGATGGGAAAAACCATGTGTATATGTCTATGGGTCATCAGCAGATGATGACCGATGTTATGAAACCACTGGGGTTATCATTTTTTCAGTTGGAGTTTAAAGAAAAGTCTGAGGACAATCAGAATGAAAACACCTTTATTGAAGCCGGCGGCAGACTTTTTATCGATATTTCCTATGATATAAATTCTCCTCTGAGACGAAAAATAGTGCTCACTGCCATGAAAAAAATCGATCCTCTCATACTCGATGCTATAAAAAATTTGATGAAGCGAAAGAATTTTATGAGATCATTGGCACGGGGCGGCAAGAGATACTTCAATATGGGTTCAGGGTATTTTTCCTGGGAGCTGCTCCGTTATATTATCAAGATATCCCGAAGCAATGATGCATCTGTAGTTAAAACCTTAATGCTGCAAAATGAGGCATCCATCAGAAAGCTGCAGAAAAGAATTGAAAATTTGTCCGGAGACAAACTGTTTTCCTCAATTGAAGAAGAGCAAAAGCAATTGAAAAAAGCCATGTATGATTCAGAAAGCATGGCAGCAGTCTATGCGGGGGTGCTGGCGCTGAATTGGATTAATAAGAATATGGAGAAGTGGCTGGGTGAAAAAAACGCGGCAGACTCACTTTCCAAATCGGCACCCAACAACGTTACATCTGAAATGGGGCTGGAACTGCTGGACGTGGCAGATGTGGTTCGGCAATATCCGGAAGTGCTGGAGTATTTGGAGCACGCCAGTGATGAAACTTTTTTTGAGGATCTATCCAAGTTGGAAGGAGGCAGTGCTGTCAGCAAATCCATAGGGGCGTATCTTGAAAAATACGGTATGCGCTGTCCGGGTGAGATCGATATCACAAGACCCCGTTTCAGTGAAAAACCCACTGCCCTCGTTCCTATGATTCTAAACAATATTAAAAACTTTGATCCGGGTGCCCATAAAGTCCTTTTTGAGCAGGGGATGCTGGAAGCAAAACGGAGGGAACAGGATCTCTTAAAACGTCTGGAACAGCTGCCCGGTGGAAAACAAAAGGCCAAAAAGACCAGGAAGAAGATCAGCCTCCTGCGCAATTTTATCGGCTATCGTGAATACCCCAAGTATCTGATGATCTGCCATTACTGGGTTATAAAACAGGCCCTGATGAAGGAGGCTGTGAGGCTTGTGCAGAAGGAGGTTATCCGGCAGAAAGAGGATATCTACTATCTGACCTTTGAGGAACTTAGGCAGGTAGTCCATACAGATCAGCTGGATTACAGCATCATAAGGTCTCGAAAAGAGGAATGCAAGACCTATGAAAAATTGACACCTTCCCGTATAATGACCTCGGAAGGAGAGGCTTTATCCGGCGAGTATGATACCGGAAGCATTCCTGAAGGTGCTCTGGCAGGTATACCTGCTTCCTCAGGGACAATTGAAGGCCGGGCACGGGTGGTTTTAAGAATGGAGGATGCCGCCCTGGAGGAAGGCGATATTTTGGTCACAGCATTTACTGACCCAAGCTGGACACCGGTTTTTGTGTCCATTAAAGGCTTGGTGACGGAAGTAGGAGGGATGATGACTCACGGTTCTGTAATTGCAAGAGAATACGGCCTGCCTGCAGTTGTAGGCGTGGAAAATGCCACCAGGCTGATTAAGGACGGACAAAAAATTCGAGTGAATGGAACGGAAGGATATATAGAGATACTATAAAGTACTGAATATGATTGTGCTATTTCCCCAAGAGACCATATAGAAATAACATTGTAAGATTTTCTTTATATTTTACGCTTTTTTTATAGTAATCAGGTTGGTGCATAATAGATGCAGATGCAAGAAGAAATGCAAGAAGTGCTTCATCTGAAAGAGATGGGTCGATCGCTCCGGCCTTTTTTCCTACTTGTATGAATTTCAGATAGATAGATTGTGCTTGAATTGAGGCTGCTTCTTTGTAAATTTGCATCAATACTTTATCTTCCAAGGCTTGATGACTAAAATTAGAATGACTCAATTCTAAAATGGCGTTGTGTTTTTTCAACATGATTTGTTCTAGCTTCTTAGAAAAGGGAATATTTCTGTCCAACAACTCATCATATTCTCGAACGATTTGTCCAATATAGGAAATAAATGCTTCTCTCGCAAGATTGTTTTTATCTCCAAAATAATTATAAATCGATACCTGTGAAACACCTGCTTTTGTAGAAATTTCATTTATGCTTACATCTGTTATCCCCCGCTCTATAAAGAGTTTAGTAGCAATTTGAAGAATAGAATTTTTCTTGCGGTTTGTTCTTTTTTCATATCCATTCATAATTATATCACCCACTATTATTATAACATTATTTTGAAATTTATCAAATAAAATTTCAAAACAGTTGACAGTCATCTCACACAAGTGTATTGTGTAATATACAAGTTAATATTTCAAAACTTTATATGGAGGGATGAAAAGTGCATTCGTATATTATCAGATTTACTGACATAGATAAAACAGATTTACTGAAGGTTGGTGGTAAAGGATTAAATTTGGGAATGTTATCAAAAATTTCTGAAATTCGAGTACCGGAAGGATTTTGTATTACTACAGAAGTTTTTCAAGAAACTCTGGCGAATAATCTGGAATTTGAGTTGTTGTTGGAAGATTTGAAAAAGCTAAAGGCTACTCAACGGAAACGAATCTCAGAAATCAGTGGAAAAATACGGTCTGTAATTCAAAAAGTTCAATTGCCTGGGGACATTGAATATGAAATTGTAAAGGAACTTTCTAATTATGACAAGCAGACAGCTTTTGCAGTGCGTTCCAGCGCAACAGCGGAGGATCTCCCAAATGCATCTTTTGCGGGGCAGCAGGACACTTATCTCAATATAAAGGATCCACAGGAAATTCTGCGATATGTAATCAGATGTTGGTCATCTCTTTTTACAGATCGTGCTGTGATATATCGAATTCAGAATGGGTTTGATCATTGCAGGGTTTCTCTTTCCGTTGTTGTCCAAAAAATGATTTTTTCTGAGGCTTCCGGAATTGTATTTACCGCCGATCCACTTACTTCAGACCGGAGCACTCTTTCTGTTGATGCGGGATTCGGGCTGGGAGAAGCGATGGTATCCGGACTTACAAATCCGGATATTTATAAAATACGAGGGGGAAAAATTATTTCAAAGAAGATCAGAAGACAAGACTTGGAAATTTGTCTTGCGGAAAACGGAGGCATACAGAAAAAGCAGGTTGATACAGACAGGCAGGAAAAGCAGATATTGTCCGATGATCAAATTTTACAGTTGGCTTGTATCGGAAAAAAAATAGAATCTCATTTTGGATGTCCTCAGGATATTGAATGGTGTTTTTACAAAAATGAGTTTTATATCGTCCAGAGTCGAAATATCACAACTCTTTTTCCCATTCCAGTATCCATGGATGCACGAAAGCCCAGGGTATATATGTCGATTGGGCATATTCAGATGATGACGGATATAATACGTCCGCTTGGTATGTCATTTTTTCAAATGATCTCGGAAATCTCACTGACAGAAGCCGGAGGCAGGTTTTATGCTGATATTACACACGATTTGTCTTCTCCGATTGGGCGTAAGAGATTGGTTATGGCGACTGGTAAGCAGGATTTGTTGATACAGGGAGCAATCAAGCAGCTTTTGGAACAAAAAGAGTTTATGCATTCCCTTCCAAAAGGGAAAAGAAACGTAAAAGGGGGAATTTTTACTCCTGCTTCTATTTTAGAAACAATGAAAATCAGTCGAAAAAATGATCCTGAGATAATCAATGAATTGATCGGAAAATTTAATTCTGAGCTAAACAAAATATATCATCAGTTGTCAAAGCTTTCTGGGAAAGCGGCCTTGGATTTTATAAAGAATGATCGGGGCTCGCTGCTGGCAATGGCGTATAATCCCAAGATGTTGGGAGCGATCATTGCTGCGATTCTGGCAAGCGATTCCATTAATAAAAATGTGGAAGCCTGGATTGGTGAAAAAAACACAGCAAATTTGCTGTCAAAATCTTTGAAAAATAATATCACCACGGAAATGGGACTCGCACTATGTAATTTGGCCGACAGGATTCGAGAACATCCTCAGGTGTTGCAATATTTGTCTAAAAATCCCACAAATGACGATTTTTTTGAAAAAATGTGTCTGCTTCCGGGAGGAAAAATCGTTGAAGAAGAATTTAGAAACTTCTTGCTTAAGTATGGGATGCGCTGCCCCGGAGAGATTGATATTACTAGACCTCGTTTTGAAGAAAAACCCACACAGTTGCTGCCTATGCTGTTAAACGATATTCGCATTTTAAAACTTGGTGAACACAAAACCAGATTTTCAAATGGTAAAATAGAGGCAAAGAAGAAAGAAGAAGAACTCCTACACCGTCTGGTGGAATTACCAAACGGCAAAAGAAAAGCGAAAAAGGTGAAGAAAGACATTCGATTGATGCGTAATTTTATTGGATACCGTGAATATCCAAAGTATTGCATTGTCCGACGCTATCAAATTTATAAAAGAGCGCTGCAAAAAGAAGCAGATAGATTGGTTGAAAAAGGAGTGCTGCGTGCTCGCGATGATATTTTTTATCTGTATTTTGACGAGCTGTACAAAGTAGTTGAGACAGGCCAGGTTGACTACTCAGCGATTGACAAGAGAAGGCAAGATTATGTCCACTTTGAAAGGCTGAATCCTCCACGTGTGATTACCTCCGACGGTTTTGTTCCATCTCCAGATTTTTCAACAGAAAAAATTCCTTCAGATGCCCTTATGGGTATTCCGGTATCCTCCGGTGTTATAGAAGGACGTGCACGCGTTGCTTTGTCCGTAGAGGAAGTGGAACTGGAGGCAGGTGATATTTTGGTAACACGATTTACCGATCCAAGCTGGACTCCGCTCTTTACAACAATAAAAGGGCTAATTACCGAGGTAGGTGGCTTTACAACACATGGTGCGGTTGTTGCCAGAGAATACGGCCTGCCTGCAGTTGTAGGTGTGGAAAACGCTGTAAGTTTGATTAAAGACGGACAGAGAATTCGGGTAAACGGGACGGAAGGTTATGTAGAAATACTATAAGGAGGAAATGAGTATGGATTGCGTGAAAAAACACATCCATACTCATTGTGGTATCAAAATTTCAATTTGAAAAACAGTTTTTAATTTATTAGTCTATATAGATATGGCATTAACTCTTTGATTGAAATCCTTATTACTTAAAATGGAAGAGTAAATTTCTTCAATAAGATTTAATCCTCCAGTATAACCAATATAAGTTCTATTTACAATTAGCTTATCTAAAATTGGATTACTTATATAAACTAT
Proteins encoded in this region:
- a CDS encoding medium chain dehydrogenase/reductase family protein, whose amino-acid sequence is MTNSKYIVINQFGGPEVLQLAEKSIPDPKNDEVLIKNLYTGVSFGDIILRIGKAPFQKPPLIPGNEVVGIIQKTGNNVTSLKVGQLVAALTFFGGYSEYICLHQKELMPIPKGVKPEDAACLILNYLIAYQLLHRCAKIKKGEKVLVHGASGGIGTAILQLGKIIGAEMYGTASPEKHSYVSGLGAIPIDYKNSDFCLNIKKRCPDGIDIVFDSVGGTTFKKSYSLLRKNGRLIGYGSQNLISTLRTIIFRSLIPDSRRAYLYLLIINKRTRPRWIKEDLQSLFKLIIEGTLKPVINECFPLKDAKIAHKKLESGTVMGKILLKVDKGI
- a CDS encoding TetR/AcrR family transcriptional regulator is translated as MEKFLSLPIDKQDIIVNAALKCFGTNGYKKTSISDIAAAAGISKALIFHYFGTKKALYLYLIDLCTRTIMNEIDKKFDNSITDFFDRIELTTSIEISVMKKHPAILSFLDSVYFENADEVKEDIKAILENSESESFRSKIVFEGIDTSKFKDDVDPKLVMKILTLLTDGYLSKMPKTGIDLDALCEEFGEYINLFKRNFYKEKYL
- the ppsA gene encoding phosphoenolpyruvate synthase, coding for MNSYVLGFQEIDKTRPALVGGKGANLGKLSRIDGIRVPEGFCVTTEAYREIIGNNREFNLLLDQLSILKADNVEGIGKISAKIRKVIEAIAIPDAIDNEITRHLVRLGEKNAYAVRSSATAEDLPTASFAGQQDTYLNIIGKEAILRYISKCWASLFTERAVIYRIQNGFDHRKVYLSVVIQKMVFPEAAGIMFTADPITMNRKVISIDASFGLGEALVSGLVNADNYKVRDGEIINKKISTKKLAIHGLKEGGTEEKKINAECQNKQTLTDEQILELEKTGRRIETYFGGPQDIEWCLYENKFFIVQSRPITTLYPIPDVQDGKNHVYMSMGHQQMMTDVMKPLGLSFFQLEFKEKSEDNQNENTFIEAGGRLFIDISYDINSPLRRKIVLTAMKKIDPLILDAIKNLMKRKNFMRSLARGGKRYFNMGSGYFSWELLRYIIKISRSNDASVVKTLMLQNEASIRKLQKRIENLSGDKLFSSIEEEQKQLKKAMYDSESMAAVYAGVLALNWINKNMEKWLGEKNAADSLSKSAPNNVTSEMGLELLDVADVVRQYPEVLEYLEHASDETFFEDLSKLEGGSAVSKSIGAYLEKYGMRCPGEIDITRPRFSEKPTALVPMILNNIKNFDPGAHKVLFEQGMLEAKRREQDLLKRLEQLPGGKQKAKKTRKKISLLRNFIGYREYPKYLMICHYWVIKQALMKEAVRLVQKEVIRQKEDIYYLTFEELRQVVHTDQLDYSIIRSRKEECKTYEKLTPSRIMTSEGEALSGEYDTGSIPEGALAGIPASSGTIEGRARVVLRMEDAALEEGDILVTAFTDPSWTPVFVSIKGLVTEVGGMMTHGSVIAREYGLPAVVGVENATRLIKDGQKIRVNGTEGYIEIL
- a CDS encoding TetR/AcrR family transcriptional regulator — its product is MNGYEKRTNRKKNSILQIATKLFIERGITDVSINEISTKAGVSQVSIYNYFGDKNNLAREAFISYIGQIVREYDELLDRNIPFSKKLEQIMLKKHNAILELSHSNFSHQALEDKVLMQIYKEAASIQAQSIYLKFIQVGKKAGAIDPSLSDEALLAFLLASASIMHQPDYYKKSVKYKENLTMLFLYGLLGK
- the ppsA gene encoding phosphoenolpyruvate synthase; amino-acid sequence: MHSYIIRFTDIDKTDLLKVGGKGLNLGMLSKISEIRVPEGFCITTEVFQETLANNLEFELLLEDLKKLKATQRKRISEISGKIRSVIQKVQLPGDIEYEIVKELSNYDKQTAFAVRSSATAEDLPNASFAGQQDTYLNIKDPQEILRYVIRCWSSLFTDRAVIYRIQNGFDHCRVSLSVVVQKMIFSEASGIVFTADPLTSDRSTLSVDAGFGLGEAMVSGLTNPDIYKIRGGKIISKKIRRQDLEICLAENGGIQKKQVDTDRQEKQILSDDQILQLACIGKKIESHFGCPQDIEWCFYKNEFYIVQSRNITTLFPIPVSMDARKPRVYMSIGHIQMMTDIIRPLGMSFFQMISEISLTEAGGRFYADITHDLSSPIGRKRLVMATGKQDLLIQGAIKQLLEQKEFMHSLPKGKRNVKGGIFTPASILETMKISRKNDPEIINELIGKFNSELNKIYHQLSKLSGKAALDFIKNDRGSLLAMAYNPKMLGAIIAAILASDSINKNVEAWIGEKNTANLLSKSLKNNITTEMGLALCNLADRIREHPQVLQYLSKNPTNDDFFEKMCLLPGGKIVEEEFRNFLLKYGMRCPGEIDITRPRFEEKPTQLLPMLLNDIRILKLGEHKTRFSNGKIEAKKKEEELLHRLVELPNGKRKAKKVKKDIRLMRNFIGYREYPKYCIVRRYQIYKRALQKEADRLVEKGVLRARDDIFYLYFDELYKVVETGQVDYSAIDKRRQDYVHFERLNPPRVITSDGFVPSPDFSTEKIPSDALMGIPVSSGVIEGRARVALSVEEVELEAGDILVTRFTDPSWTPLFTTIKGLITEVGGFTTHGAVVAREYGLPAVVGVENAVSLIKDGQRIRVNGTEGYVEIL